From a single Leptospira levettii genomic region:
- a CDS encoding Zn-ribbon domain-containing OB-fold protein — translation MTPTESLTGIVCKQCQFKVAEVLEGCPSCGSESVETVELKQSGTIVSYTIVYIGFGHMAKRAPYVLAIVQTEENVKLTTVIEDVTDFSTVKIGDKVRFKAMDEKIGPVFQYE, via the coding sequence ATGACCCCCACAGAATCCTTAACAGGTATTGTTTGCAAACAGTGCCAATTCAAAGTAGCAGAAGTTTTAGAAGGTTGCCCTTCCTGTGGCAGTGAATCTGTTGAGACAGTTGAATTGAAACAGAGTGGAACTATCGTTTCCTATACAATTGTTTATATCGGGTTTGGTCATATGGCAAAAAGAGCTCCTTATGTTTTAGCGATTGTGCAAACAGAGGAGAATGTTAAACTAACTACGGTTATAGAAGATGTAACTGATTTTTCTACCGTTAAAATTGGTGATAAAGTTCGCTTTAAGGCGATGGATGAGAAAATAGGACCTGTCTTTCAATATGAATGA
- a CDS encoding TolC family protein: protein MKRILIIFLVLWNVSCIPALYERDKEDLKLPEQFENWESSEKAQKLQTEIWNQFFNEPQLISLIDTAIENNQELAVLEQEISIANNEVFSRQGEYLPKLSLQADGGSEQKERFSTPNANSPTLFAHGGLVMSWEIDIWKKLRNATKSAYLLYLASIEGKRYVVTNLVAEISDTYFELKSLDNQLTLIENYIEVLSKVKEMVVLQREAGRTTSLAVKRFEAEVSKNLARKYDIVQRIAITENRLNFLLGRFPERITRKSDDFLDITLPEIQKSVPVDLLENRPDIKQASLVLESRKLDIEVARARFYPSLKIDGNIGYEAFNSKHFKGTPVSLAYGLGGGIIAPLINRKAIEANYATANNLQIQAIYNYEVSLLKAFTEVTNQIVKIKNLTQKYDAKNKQVQNLRESVEISNILFKAGRIDYIDVLFSQRDFLEAQVEALELKYNLLEANVGLYKALGGGWRGQKEMDAERKNGSF, encoded by the coding sequence ATGAAACGAATCTTAATCATATTCTTAGTTTTATGGAATGTTTCCTGTATTCCTGCTCTTTATGAAAGAGATAAGGAAGATTTAAAACTTCCGGAACAATTTGAAAATTGGGAATCTTCTGAGAAAGCTCAGAAGTTACAAACCGAAATTTGGAACCAATTTTTTAACGAACCACAATTGATATCATTAATCGACACTGCGATCGAAAACAACCAGGAACTCGCTGTACTAGAACAAGAAATTAGTATCGCGAATAACGAAGTGTTTTCGAGACAAGGGGAATATTTACCAAAATTATCTCTCCAAGCAGATGGTGGTTCCGAACAGAAAGAGAGATTTAGCACACCTAATGCCAATTCACCGACATTATTTGCCCATGGTGGGCTCGTAATGAGTTGGGAAATTGACATTTGGAAAAAATTAAGGAATGCAACGAAATCCGCTTACCTACTTTACCTCGCAAGTATTGAAGGTAAGCGGTACGTTGTTACCAATTTAGTTGCTGAAATTTCAGATACATATTTCGAATTAAAATCCCTTGATAATCAATTAACATTAATTGAAAACTATATAGAAGTTCTCTCTAAAGTGAAAGAGATGGTCGTATTACAAAGGGAAGCTGGTAGAACAACTTCGTTGGCTGTAAAACGGTTTGAAGCTGAAGTGTCAAAAAACCTCGCTCGAAAATACGATATTGTCCAAAGGATAGCCATTACAGAAAACAGACTTAATTTTCTTTTAGGACGTTTCCCAGAAAGAATTACAAGAAAGTCTGATGACTTTTTGGATATCACACTTCCTGAGATACAAAAATCAGTTCCTGTTGATCTATTAGAAAACAGGCCCGATATCAAACAGGCAAGTTTGGTTTTAGAATCACGAAAATTAGACATCGAAGTAGCTAGAGCAAGATTTTATCCTTCACTAAAGATTGATGGAAATATTGGATATGAAGCTTTTAATTCCAAACATTTTAAAGGGACACCTGTTTCGTTAGCCTATGGTTTAGGTGGTGGTATCATCGCACCTCTCATCAATCGAAAAGCGATCGAAGCAAATTATGCAACAGCAAACAACTTACAAATCCAAGCTATTTACAATTATGAAGTTTCCCTGCTAAAAGCATTTACGGAAGTTACAAACCAAATTGTAAAAATCAAAAATTTAACTCAGAAGTATGATGCAAAAAATAAACAGGTTCAAAATTTAAGAGAGTCTGTTGAAATTTCGAACATATTATTTAAAGCAGGTAGAATCGATTATATCGATGTTTTGTTTAGCCAAAGAGATTTTTTAGAAGCCCAAGTGGAAGCACTTGAATTAAAATACAATCTATTAGAAGCGAATGTCGGATTGTATAAAGCACTTGGTGGTGGATGGCGAGGACAAAAAGAAATGGATGCTGAAAGGAAAAATGGAAGTTTTTAA
- a CDS encoding NADP-dependent oxidoreductase has translation MKAFQVIRYGKKEKLVLSEIQEPIPKDNEVLVQVHASAINLLDSLIKNGDFKLFLPYKTPFTNGHDLAGIITKVGANVTQFKVGDEVYARPSDFHTGTFAQSIVVNQNDLAMKPKNITMEEAASIPLVGLTSWQALVEISNLKKGQKVFIQAGSGGVGTFAIQLAKHLGAFVATTTSETNVEMVKGLGADLVIDYKKEDFSTLLKDYDVVLHSNRENTILKKSLSILKHGGVLVSLTGPPTADFAKKIGMGWHFQILMKLLSFSVNQLAKKLKVHFEFLFMKADGKQLSEITKLIEAGKIKPMIDRVYTFEETNEAMLYVEAGRSKGKVVVKMI, from the coding sequence ATGAAAGCATTCCAAGTGATACGTTATGGTAAAAAAGAAAAATTGGTTTTATCGGAAATACAAGAACCAATCCCAAAAGACAATGAAGTATTAGTGCAAGTACATGCATCAGCCATTAATTTACTCGATTCATTGATCAAAAACGGAGATTTTAAATTATTCCTTCCTTACAAAACTCCATTTACGAATGGACATGATTTGGCAGGTATTATCACAAAAGTGGGAGCAAATGTAACTCAATTTAAGGTTGGTGATGAAGTGTATGCAAGACCTTCCGATTTTCATACAGGGACATTTGCACAATCAATTGTTGTAAACCAAAATGATTTAGCAATGAAGCCGAAGAATATTACTATGGAAGAAGCCGCTTCAATCCCACTTGTTGGACTTACATCGTGGCAAGCATTAGTAGAAATATCAAATTTAAAAAAAGGACAAAAGGTATTTATACAAGCTGGATCTGGGGGTGTTGGTACTTTTGCAATCCAATTGGCAAAACATTTAGGTGCCTTTGTTGCGACAACGACAAGTGAAACAAATGTGGAAATGGTAAAGGGTTTAGGTGCTGATTTGGTTATTGATTATAAGAAAGAAGATTTTTCGACTCTATTGAAAGATTATGATGTAGTCTTACATAGCAATCGAGAGAATACAATTCTTAAGAAATCTTTATCTATCCTAAAACATGGTGGAGTTTTGGTTTCATTAACTGGCCCTCCAACAGCAGATTTTGCCAAAAAAATTGGGATGGGATGGCACTTCCAAATTCTCATGAAATTACTAAGTTTCTCTGTGAATCAATTGGCAAAAAAACTGAAAGTTCATTTTGAATTTTTGTTCATGAAAGCAGATGGCAAACAACTGAGTGAAATTACAAAATTGATAGAAGCTGGAAAAATTAAGCCAATGATTGATCGTGTGTATACTTTTGAAGAAACCAACGAGGCAATGTTATATGTAGAAGCAGGACGCAGTAAGGGGAAAGTAGTCGTAAAAATGATATAG
- a CDS encoding 2Fe-2S iron-sulfur cluster-binding protein, with the protein MVKIKIDGVEYEVDEKKNLIDATKEVGVEIPYFCYHPALSIVGMCRMCLIEIEGVPRLQAACNTPVKEGMGIITKSDRVKEARAGTMEFLLANHPLDCPVCDKAGECRLQDNAFGSGSGHSRFEFEKRNIPQEEIGTNLIINHNRCIVCYRCVRFEEEKVGESNLGLFERGNHSIIGLAKSEPIDHNYQGALADICPVGALLNNKTLFKSRVWWYKSHKSVCHGCSTGCNVTTNVRDNKMYRYMVRENFEQGMFFLCDKGRFDLDWMNENRLFSYLENGKNSTSQVVISKIIDRLKEAKSIVVLGGAHESNETLETLKQNLSSLSQALGGKSIQWETRVTDAQHKETEQVDFLLTKDNHPNTKGAIDLGLTTPSGITGIVSAVKQGSVDLVILIKESIPEGIDPNKVICFDTNLTEAAKNASLSAPIQIFCEREGSFTNKNGLKQNFEKSMNPIQGLLTSAGVVEQILNTMAKKMEASVGNR; encoded by the coding sequence TTGGTTAAGATAAAGATAGACGGAGTCGAATACGAAGTCGACGAAAAGAAAAACCTCATTGATGCAACAAAAGAAGTAGGAGTGGAAATTCCCTACTTCTGTTACCACCCAGCTTTGAGCATTGTCGGTATGTGCCGTATGTGTCTCATTGAAATTGAAGGTGTACCTCGGTTACAAGCTGCATGTAATACTCCTGTAAAAGAGGGAATGGGTATCATTACCAAATCCGATCGTGTGAAAGAAGCACGTGCAGGTACCATGGAATTCCTTCTCGCCAATCATCCGTTAGATTGTCCTGTTTGTGATAAAGCAGGAGAATGCCGTTTGCAAGACAATGCATTTGGTTCCGGATCTGGCCATTCCCGTTTTGAATTTGAAAAACGAAATATCCCTCAAGAAGAAATTGGAACCAACCTCATCATCAATCATAATCGATGTATCGTATGTTATCGATGTGTGCGTTTTGAAGAAGAAAAAGTGGGAGAATCCAACCTTGGACTCTTTGAACGAGGGAACCATTCCATCATTGGTCTTGCAAAATCGGAACCAATCGATCACAACTACCAAGGTGCACTTGCAGACATTTGTCCTGTGGGAGCCCTTCTCAATAACAAGACACTTTTTAAATCACGTGTTTGGTGGTACAAATCACACAAATCCGTATGCCATGGTTGTTCCACAGGTTGTAATGTAACAACAAATGTACGAGACAATAAAATGTATCGTTACATGGTACGAGAAAATTTTGAACAAGGAATGTTTTTTCTCTGTGACAAAGGTCGATTTGATTTGGATTGGATGAACGAAAACCGTTTGTTCAGTTATTTGGAAAATGGAAAAAATTCCACATCACAAGTTGTGATTTCGAAAATCATCGATCGTTTGAAAGAAGCAAAATCCATTGTTGTTCTCGGTGGTGCTCACGAATCCAACGAAACTTTGGAAACTCTGAAACAAAATCTAAGTTCCCTTTCACAAGCATTAGGTGGGAAATCCATCCAATGGGAAACTCGTGTGACGGATGCACAACATAAAGAAACCGAACAGGTGGACTTTTTACTCACAAAAGACAACCACCCGAATACAAAAGGAGCAATTGACTTAGGTCTCACTACTCCTTCTGGAATTACAGGGATTGTTTCAGCAGTCAAACAAGGGTCGGTGGACTTAGTGATCCTCATCAAAGAATCCATTCCAGAAGGAATTGATCCAAACAAAGTGATTTGTTTTGATACCAATTTGACGGAAGCTGCAAAGAACGCAAGTTTGTCGGCTCCCATACAAATTTTCTGCGAACGAGAGGGAAGTTTTACCAACAAAAACGGCCTCAAACAAAACTTTGAAAAGTCAATGAATCCCATCCAAGGTTTGTTAACTTCTGCCGGTGTTGTAGAACAAATTTTGAATACGATGGCTAAAAAAATGGAGGCATCCGTTGGGAACCGTTAA
- a CDS encoding response regulator, which translates to MNRPKVYKILLLEDDESSAKLLLHTLERYNFDVTHVVDGMSGLTKIRNNSYDLIISDVNMPYLDGISFLEKGKDMLKMTPVIMLTAVGEKDQVKRAALSHVTAYLLKPIANQALLEKIAFVLQLKPENIIDKKEFPLQINVTELSISQMQLDIKGCPGKKSTEEIYDRFMLTLAGRGSFTNLRINLDNAFFYEVKALQILDDLIAKILKQTNIRASSLFVDSEFFSNHVVDLQPFAYLSEVNIISK; encoded by the coding sequence ATGAATCGTCCCAAAGTTTATAAAATTTTACTCTTAGAAGATGACGAGAGTAGTGCCAAACTTTTATTACATACTTTAGAGAGATATAACTTTGATGTGACTCATGTTGTAGATGGAATGTCAGGTCTTACAAAAATTCGAAACAATAGTTATGATTTGATTATCAGCGATGTGAATATGCCTTATTTGGATGGGATTAGTTTTCTCGAAAAAGGAAAGGACATGTTAAAAATGACTCCCGTCATCATGTTAACAGCCGTTGGAGAAAAGGACCAAGTGAAACGAGCAGCATTAAGCCACGTCACAGCTTATTTGTTAAAACCCATCGCGAACCAAGCCCTCCTCGAAAAAATCGCATTTGTCTTACAACTCAAACCCGAAAACATCATCGATAAAAAAGAATTTCCATTACAAATCAATGTGACGGAACTCTCCATTTCACAGATGCAATTGGACATCAAAGGTTGTCCTGGTAAAAAATCCACAGAAGAAATCTATGATCGGTTTATGCTTACCTTGGCAGGAAGGGGTAGTTTCACCAATTTGAGAATCAATCTCGATAACGCTTTTTTTTATGAAGTGAAGGCCTTACAGATTTTAGATGATTTGATCGCCAAAATTCTAAAACAGACCAATATCAGAGCCAGTTCCCTATTTGTAGATTCCGAATTTTTTAGTAATCACGTTGTGGACTTACAACCATTCGCATATCTTTCCGAGGTAAATATAATTTCCAAATGA
- a CDS encoding winged helix-turn-helix transcriptional regulator: MENTKKRSECPLSCSLDIFGDKWSLLIMRDMMFFNKSTFGDFAKSQEGIATNILTARLQNLEEHNLIQKLDHPTSKAKVLYKLTNKAIDLLPIIIEIQLWADKYMEIPSEIKAQIKETKKNKDEFIMAMTKKLKKQIAS, translated from the coding sequence ATGGAAAATACCAAAAAAAGGTCAGAATGCCCTCTCAGTTGTTCACTGGACATTTTCGGTGACAAGTGGTCATTACTCATCATGAGAGATATGATGTTCTTTAATAAATCTACATTTGGCGATTTTGCAAAATCACAAGAAGGAATCGCAACAAATATCCTAACCGCAAGACTCCAAAATTTAGAAGAACACAATCTAATCCAAAAATTGGATCATCCAACGAGTAAAGCTAAAGTATTGTACAAACTAACAAACAAAGCGATCGATCTTTTACCCATTATCATTGAAATCCAGTTATGGGCAGACAAGTACATGGAAATCCCTTCAGAAATAAAAGCTCAAATCAAAGAAACAAAGAAAAACAAAGACGAATTCATTATGGCAATGACAAAAAAACTTAAAAAACAAATCGCAAGTTAA
- a CDS encoding ankyrin repeat domain-containing protein: MILVIIDSKKISLSIHFLPKIKKLLKNGADPNITDYGNISPLMHAASNGHIKTVELLLQHKANPNIKDYKGYTAIMAPSDSELPSENHLIIIPMLVNAGANLNEMNNNGDTALSIAKKRNLKNIILKLEELGAKD; the protein is encoded by the coding sequence GTGATTCTTGTTATTATAGATTCTAAAAAAATCTCTCTTTCGATTCATTTTCTCCCCAAAATTAAGAAATTACTTAAAAATGGAGCAGATCCGAATATAACGGATTATGGTAATATTTCACCGTTAATGCATGCTGCTTCGAATGGACATATAAAAACTGTAGAATTATTATTACAACATAAAGCAAATCCAAACATTAAGGATTACAAAGGATATACTGCGATTATGGCACCTTCAGATTCGGAATTGCCTAGCGAAAATCATTTAATTATCATTCCTATGTTAGTAAATGCGGGAGCAAATCTGAACGAAATGAACAATAATGGGGATACTGCATTGAGTATTGCCAAAAAAAGAAATTTAAAAAATATCATTTTAAAACTAGAGGAATTAGGCGCAAAAGATTAA
- a CDS encoding SDR family NAD(P)-dependent oxidoreductase, which yields MKQTILITGASSGFGLILATKLHESGYNVIGTSRNPNHSKVPFKMLPLDIADDSSIKAFRNELFKYISQIDVLINNAGFYLSGLVEETSIEEGKKQFETNFWGTVKLTKELLPDFRKQRFGKIITVGSIMGLLNFPSAAYYGASKHALEGFFKSLRFELNEFNIKVTMVEPMGFKTNIINNAVKAGIKIDDYNQYRSKLEKFAEDLFGNAPEPTPVIDTLVKLIETKNPKFSHPVGKGASVILAIQHFAYQLFEKSIIKNINRFQV from the coding sequence ATGAAACAAACAATATTAATTACAGGTGCATCTTCGGGATTTGGATTGATTCTTGCAACCAAACTCCACGAATCTGGTTACAATGTAATCGGCACAAGTCGCAACCCAAATCACAGCAAGGTGCCATTTAAAATGTTGCCTTTAGATATTGCTGACGATAGTTCAATCAAGGCTTTTCGCAATGAATTGTTCAAATACATTTCACAAATTGATGTTTTGATTAATAATGCTGGATTTTACCTTTCTGGCCTTGTCGAAGAAACTTCAATTGAAGAAGGAAAAAAACAATTTGAAACAAATTTTTGGGGAACAGTTAAACTTACAAAAGAGTTATTACCAGATTTTCGAAAACAGAGGTTTGGAAAAATAATTACTGTTGGTTCCATCATGGGACTCCTAAACTTTCCAAGTGCTGCTTATTATGGTGCTTCCAAACATGCACTGGAAGGATTTTTTAAATCCTTACGATTTGAATTAAATGAATTTAATATAAAAGTTACAATGGTTGAACCAATGGGCTTTAAAACCAATATCATCAATAATGCGGTGAAGGCAGGAATCAAAATTGATGATTACAACCAGTATCGTAGTAAACTAGAAAAGTTCGCCGAAGATTTGTTTGGAAATGCTCCTGAACCAACTCCAGTCATTGATACATTGGTAAAACTAATCGAAACAAAGAATCCAAAATTTAGTCATCCAGTTGGGAAAGGCGCTTCCGTCATTTTGGCGATCCAACACTTTGCATATCAATTGTTTGAAAAGTCCATCATCAAAAACATCAATCGGTTCCAGGTATAA
- a CDS encoding acetyl-CoA C-acetyltransferase, protein MGNSYIIDAVRTPRGKGKKRGTLASVHPQELAAATLKAIQTRTGIDPKTVEEVVMGCVSQVADQAACIARYAVMAAHWPKDVPGYTVNRFCGSGLQALNNVANHVASGAMEIGVGGGVESMSRVKMGDDMLGRDFNVGNDKIAAHYNLVPQGISADLIATKYDISREEADRFAESSQQKAHAAIQNGYFKKSVIPITLDDGTVVTEEENPRLESDYAFLSGLGPVFKTIGEKELDAIALRSYPEIKKINHIHTLGNSSGIVDGAAAILVTNDDGLKKYGLKPRAKILATVATGEDPTIMLTGPVSASQKALKQAGLSVKDIDLWEINEAFASVVLYVKKTLGIDESKINVNGGAIALGHPLGATGAILTGTVLDELERRDLRYGLITLCIGGGMGIATIIERLK, encoded by the coding sequence ATGGGGAATTCCTATATTATTGATGCTGTCCGAACTCCGAGAGGAAAGGGCAAAAAACGTGGGACACTTGCATCCGTCCATCCACAAGAATTAGCTGCTGCCACATTAAAAGCCATCCAAACCCGAACAGGAATCGATCCAAAAACGGTAGAAGAAGTTGTAATGGGTTGTGTATCCCAAGTTGCTGACCAAGCTGCATGTATCGCACGTTATGCGGTCATGGCTGCTCATTGGCCAAAAGATGTTCCTGGTTATACAGTAAACCGTTTCTGCGGTTCTGGATTACAAGCTCTTAACAACGTAGCGAACCATGTTGCTTCTGGAGCAATGGAAATTGGCGTTGGTGGTGGAGTTGAATCCATGAGCCGAGTGAAAATGGGTGATGATATGCTTGGTCGTGACTTCAATGTTGGTAACGATAAAATTGCTGCTCACTACAACCTTGTTCCACAAGGGATTTCTGCTGACTTAATTGCTACGAAGTATGATATTTCTCGTGAAGAAGCAGATCGTTTTGCAGAGTCTTCACAACAAAAAGCTCATGCAGCAATCCAAAATGGTTACTTCAAAAAATCTGTGATCCCAATTACATTGGATGATGGAACAGTTGTAACAGAAGAAGAGAACCCACGATTGGAATCTGATTATGCATTCCTTTCTGGACTTGGCCCTGTTTTCAAAACAATTGGTGAAAAAGAACTCGATGCAATTGCACTTCGTTCTTATCCAGAAATCAAAAAAATCAATCACATCCATACACTTGGTAACTCATCTGGTATCGTGGATGGTGCTGCTGCGATTTTAGTAACAAATGATGATGGATTAAAAAAATACGGTTTAAAACCTCGTGCTAAAATCCTTGCGACTGTTGCAACTGGTGAAGACCCAACAATCATGTTAACTGGTCCAGTGTCTGCTTCTCAAAAAGCATTAAAACAAGCTGGACTTAGCGTAAAAGACATTGACCTATGGGAAATCAACGAAGCATTCGCATCTGTAGTGTTATACGTAAAGAAAACACTCGGAATCGATGAATCCAAAATCAATGTGAACGGTGGAGCGATTGCGCTTGGACACCCACTCGGAGCAACTGGTGCAATTTTGACTGGAACTGTACTTGACGAGTTGGAAAGAAGAGACCTTCGTTACGGACTCATCACCCTTTGTATTGGTGGTGGTATGGGAATTGCGACAATCATTGAACGATTGAAGTAA
- a CDS encoding NuoI/complex I 23 kDa subunit family protein: protein MGTVNVVNVAKKHQFSWYEKFYFWSIGKGLWITLKHFVKVALFNKQVTIEYPDKKRQYSTRFRGMHSMKRDEQGRERCTACFCCMWICPANAIHIEASEVPAERQHLHPEDKYAKKFEINLLRCIFCGLCEEACPKGAIYLDGTGEMAADNREDLFLTKERMMEKTGGPILGQRN, encoded by the coding sequence TTGGGAACCGTTAATGTCGTCAACGTAGCCAAAAAACACCAGTTTTCTTGGTATGAAAAGTTTTACTTTTGGTCCATTGGCAAAGGCCTTTGGATCACACTCAAACATTTTGTGAAAGTGGCTTTGTTTAATAAACAAGTCACGATTGAATACCCTGATAAAAAACGTCAGTATTCCACAAGGTTTCGCGGAATGCACTCGATGAAACGAGATGAACAGGGTAGGGAAAGATGTACGGCTTGTTTCTGTTGTATGTGGATTTGCCCTGCCAATGCCATTCACATCGAAGCTTCGGAAGTACCAGCAGAACGCCAACACCTTCACCCAGAAGACAAATACGCCAAAAAATTTGAAATCAATTTGCTTCGTTGCATCTTCTGTGGGTTATGCGAAGAGGCTTGTCCCAAGGGAGCCATTTATTTGGATGGAACGGGTGAGATGGCGGCCGATAACCGAGAAGATTTGTTTTTAACCAAAGAAAGAATGATGGAAAAAACAGGTGGTCCTATTCTCGGCCAAAGGAACTAA